A single region of the Acidobacteriota bacterium genome encodes:
- a CDS encoding CRTAC1 family protein — MPAVMGGGAAVFDADGDGDLDLYFIAPAPGGNRFYLQQDNGGFTDATKASGLEGDGMGAAAGDLDNDGDVDLYITRVGPDRVLLNEGSGVFADRSAAWGSATPGWSSSAALLDYDRDGYLDVYVARYVAFDPERVCSQHGGRRDFCGPTEFEGVSDVLLHNLGGRGFEDVSAAAGITAVTDAGLGVVAADFDHDGEVDIYVANDADPNNLWIHQGGGRFVDDGLLQGSAYNRWGNSEAGMGIATGDADLDLDLDLFVTHLITETNTYYRNLLLPGFEDATIETDLGASSLDLTGFGTAFFDADNDGDLDLAVANGAVKRRPSALAPAENATGLCTPGSPGGPPGFWSDYVEPNLFLINRDGRFLDASSASPWAELGLSRALVPADLDRDGDLDLVIANLDGPPQILRNLTIDPEPPANRAAANWLQIQVIDPRQGREAIGTRIRVHTASGPRLLHAQASGSYLSAGPATVHLGLGTADAIDGFDVVWPDGLIESFEGVAANQVVELIRGRGQAQR; from the coding sequence ATGCCCGCCGTCATGGGCGGCGGCGCCGCCGTCTTCGATGCCGACGGTGACGGGGACCTCGATCTCTACTTCATCGCGCCGGCACCCGGCGGGAACAGGTTCTACCTGCAACAGGACAACGGCGGATTCACTGACGCCACGAAGGCCTCCGGTCTGGAAGGCGACGGCATGGGCGCCGCCGCCGGCGACCTGGACAACGACGGCGACGTCGACCTCTACATCACCCGCGTCGGCCCCGATCGTGTGCTGCTGAACGAGGGCAGCGGCGTCTTCGCCGACCGGAGCGCTGCCTGGGGCTCCGCCACGCCGGGCTGGTCGTCCTCAGCCGCGTTGCTGGACTACGACCGAGACGGCTACCTCGACGTCTACGTCGCCCGTTACGTTGCCTTCGATCCCGAGCGGGTCTGCTCCCAGCACGGCGGCCGCCGCGACTTCTGCGGGCCGACCGAGTTCGAGGGCGTCAGCGACGTGCTGCTGCACAACCTGGGCGGGCGGGGGTTCGAGGACGTGAGCGCAGCCGCCGGAATCACCGCCGTGACCGACGCCGGACTCGGCGTCGTCGCTGCCGACTTCGACCACGATGGCGAGGTCGATATCTACGTCGCCAACGACGCCGACCCGAACAACCTCTGGATCCACCAGGGCGGCGGCCGCTTCGTGGACGACGGCTTACTCCAGGGCTCGGCCTACAACCGCTGGGGCAACAGCGAGGCGGGAATGGGCATCGCCACAGGCGACGCGGACCTCGACCTGGACCTCGATCTGTTCGTCACCCACCTGATCACCGAGACGAACACCTACTACCGGAACCTCCTCCTGCCCGGCTTCGAAGACGCGACGATCGAAACCGACCTCGGCGCGTCGAGCCTCGACCTGACCGGCTTCGGCACCGCCTTCTTCGACGCCGACAACGACGGCGATCTCGACCTCGCGGTCGCCAACGGCGCGGTCAAACGAAGGCCGTCCGCGCTGGCGCCGGCTGAGAACGCGACCGGCCTTTGCACGCCCGGGAGCCCGGGCGGCCCGCCCGGATTCTGGTCCGACTACGTCGAACCCAACCTGTTCCTGATCAACCGGGACGGCCGGTTCCTTGATGCCTCCTCCGCGTCGCCGTGGGCGGAACTCGGTCTCAGCCGGGCACTCGTTCCCGCCGACCTCGACCGGGACGGCGACCTCGACCTGGTGATCGCGAACCTGGACGGACCGCCGCAGATACTGCGGAACCTGACGATCGACCCGGAGCCCCCGGCCAACCGCGCAGCCGCGAACTGGCTCCAGATCCAGGTCATCGATCCACGACAGGGCCGCGAAGCGATCGGCACCAGGATCAGGGTCCATACCGCGAGCGGCCCGCGCCTCCTCCACGCGCAGGCATCCGGCAGCTACCTCTCCGCGGGGCCTGCAACCGTTCACCTTGGGCTCGGCACAGCCGACGCCATTGACGGCTTCGACGTCGTCTGGCCCGACGGCCTGATCGAGAGCTTCGAGGGCGTCGCCGCCAACCAGGTCGTGGAACTCATCCGGGGCCGAGGACAGGCGCAGCGATGA
- a CDS encoding c-type cytochrome gives MTVATRALRFATFLSLGMAAAAAGQSEAPGDASQAGGQAVVVVNPTPYTDAAQKRGRTHYLRHCQICHGFDGRALENIDFEATDLTDPERWRFGTTDGDLFRSTKFGAGLDMPPFEAELDDGEIWDLVHYLRSIGPKALRPKTSAEGAPHTQENRR, from the coding sequence ATGACAGTTGCCACAAGAGCGCTCCGCTTCGCGACGTTCCTCTCGCTCGGCATGGCCGCCGCGGCGGCCGGCCAGTCCGAGGCTCCCGGAGACGCCAGCCAGGCAGGCGGCCAAGCGGTCGTCGTCGTCAACCCGACACCGTACACCGACGCCGCCCAGAAGAGGGGCCGCACCCATTACCTGCGGCACTGCCAGATCTGCCACGGCTTCGACGGTCGCGCGCTCGAGAACATCGACTTCGAAGCCACCGACCTCACCGACCCAGAGCGCTGGCGGTTCGGCACAACCGATGGCGACCTCTTCCGTTCCACCAAGTTCGGCGCCGGCCTCGACATGCCGCCGTTCGAGGCCGAACTCGACGACGGGGAGATCTGGGACCTCGTCCACTACCTGCGGAGCATCGGTCCGAAGGCGCTGCGACCGAAGACGTCCGCCGAAGGCGCACCGCACACTCAGGAGAACCGACGATGA
- a CDS encoding thiamine pyrophosphate-binding protein has product MSESHPTPEPQARETREDGAPKSKSVSRRRFVASSAAGVGAAALFANQARAAAADRDARPINIPDEIPRTRNEAPDPAEFPMNGAQVFARACANEGLKALFCAPGNYQVINAIAAEGIPTYGGRTEGSMCAAADGFVRVTGEAAACSGTEGPGFTNMIMNIGAANAARTPLLVLASNMTVGGDDTERGIQRGYQQPTTVGMKKYGKRLITPNRVYEYAAYAFRHLRTGVPRPVHLDFTGEVARAQFDAPDDLLYYHDKSSYRTESHPYPSKADTAKAVEMIQRSERPMIVASTGVFYDRAWDVLRTVAERADIAVVESGPMRGHFPDSHPLSASTGPDALLSADLVIFAGQYSMPGVGEVAFDPDARIIRIDPDAADIGRNLPVDLGLVASARGGLEALAEALPSASRPSWRAELAAARDAFEKQNSEWVELGLKHSAATDTIHPAVIAQELSSFLYSGDLPKEQTTVVSGGYGIARYTRRWLRAHRPGQILNGAYQYGAIGPDVGYTVGAGAAVMNGVGPQEPYRGAPVFGITGDGGIAYSGMEFETLAKYRIPAVMLVYNNNAWGVYGSARRATRSMHMYLFQENLRYDKIAEGLGARGEYVTSPEELREALPRSYEMAANDGVSTLINCQAIKEFWTNEYPPGLPRKVEPGCMAYYH; this is encoded by the coding sequence ATGAGCGAATCGCACCCAACGCCCGAGCCTCAGGCCAGAGAGACACGCGAAGACGGGGCGCCCAAGAGCAAGTCAGTCTCCCGGCGCCGCTTCGTCGCCTCCAGTGCCGCCGGCGTCGGCGCCGCCGCCCTGTTCGCGAACCAGGCCCGGGCGGCCGCGGCCGACCGCGATGCCCGACCGATCAACATCCCCGACGAGATCCCGCGCACCCGCAACGAGGCGCCCGACCCGGCCGAGTTCCCGATGAACGGCGCCCAGGTCTTCGCCCGCGCGTGCGCCAACGAGGGCCTCAAGGCGCTCTTCTGCGCCCCCGGCAACTACCAGGTGATCAACGCGATCGCCGCCGAGGGCATCCCCACCTACGGCGGGCGCACCGAGGGGAGCATGTGCGCCGCCGCCGACGGCTTCGTCCGCGTCACCGGCGAGGCCGCGGCCTGCTCGGGCACCGAGGGACCGGGCTTCACGAACATGATCATGAACATCGGCGCCGCCAACGCCGCCCGAACCCCGCTCCTCGTTCTCGCCAGCAACATGACGGTCGGCGGCGACGACACGGAGCGCGGCATCCAGCGCGGCTACCAGCAGCCGACGACGGTCGGCATGAAGAAGTACGGCAAGCGGCTGATCACCCCGAACCGGGTCTACGAGTACGCCGCCTACGCCTTCCGGCACCTGCGGACCGGCGTGCCCCGGCCCGTCCACCTGGACTTCACCGGCGAGGTCGCCCGAGCCCAGTTCGACGCCCCCGACGACCTGCTCTACTACCACGACAAGAGTTCCTACCGCACCGAGTCCCACCCCTACCCGTCCAAGGCGGACACGGCGAAGGCGGTGGAGATGATCCAGCGTTCCGAACGGCCGATGATCGTCGCCTCGACCGGTGTCTTCTACGACCGGGCCTGGGACGTGCTGCGCACCGTCGCAGAACGCGCCGACATCGCGGTCGTCGAGTCGGGGCCGATGCGGGGCCACTTCCCGGACAGCCATCCGCTGTCGGCGAGCACCGGTCCCGACGCGCTCCTCTCGGCCGATCTCGTCATCTTCGCCGGCCAGTACTCGATGCCGGGCGTCGGCGAGGTCGCCTTCGACCCGGACGCCAGGATCATCCGCATCGATCCGGACGCCGCCGACATCGGCCGCAACCTGCCCGTCGACCTCGGCCTGGTCGCGAGTGCCCGCGGCGGGCTCGAGGCGCTCGCCGAGGCCCTGCCGTCCGCGTCCCGTCCGTCCTGGCGGGCCGAGCTCGCCGCCGCCCGCGACGCGTTCGAGAAGCAGAACTCGGAGTGGGTCGAGCTCGGACTGAAACACAGCGCCGCCACCGACACGATCCATCCGGCCGTCATCGCGCAGGAGCTCTCGTCCTTCCTCTACTCCGGCGACCTGCCCAAGGAGCAGACGACCGTGGTCTCCGGCGGCTACGGCATCGCCCGCTACACCCGCCGCTGGCTGCGCGCCCATCGGCCCGGCCAGATCCTGAACGGCGCCTACCAGTACGGCGCGATCGGACCCGACGTCGGCTACACGGTCGGCGCCGGCGCCGCGGTGATGAACGGAGTCGGCCCCCAGGAGCCTTACCGTGGCGCACCCGTGTTCGGGATCACGGGCGATGGCGGCATCGCCTACTCCGGCATGGAGTTCGAGACGTTGGCCAAGTACCGGATCCCCGCGGTCATGCTCGTCTACAACAACAACGCCTGGGGCGTCTACGGATCGGCCCGTCGCGCCACCCGCTCGATGCACATGTACCTGTTCCAGGAGAACCTCCGCTACGACAAGATCGCCGAAGGTCTGGGCGCCCGCGGCGAGTACGTCACCTCCCCCGAGGAACTCCGGGAGGCCCTGCCGAGAAGCTACGAGATGGCCGCCAACGACGGTGTTTCGACGCTGATCAACTGCCAGGCGATCAAGGAGTTCTGGACCAACGAGTACCCGCCCGGCCTGCCTCGCAAAGTCGAACCGGGCTGCATGGCGTACTACCACTAG
- a CDS encoding DUF1761 domain-containing protein, with amino-acid sequence MHLADLNWLAVIVSAVAFYAFGALWYSVLFGKAWAAEQGIDMENPPEVNMVQTMGGTLVLELIAAIVVGMLLMDMGGGYMVGIHVGLLLGLGIASVMMGVNYLHEQRSLKLWLINAAHLTIGFAIVGAIQGAWQ; translated from the coding sequence ATGCATCTCGCCGACCTGAACTGGCTCGCCGTGATCGTGTCCGCCGTCGCCTTCTACGCCTTTGGCGCGCTGTGGTACTCCGTCCTCTTCGGCAAGGCATGGGCCGCCGAGCAGGGGATCGACATGGAGAACCCGCCCGAGGTGAACATGGTCCAGACAATGGGCGGGACCCTGGTGCTCGAGTTGATCGCCGCCATCGTCGTCGGCATGCTCCTGATGGACATGGGCGGGGGCTACATGGTCGGGATCCACGTCGGACTGCTCCTCGGTCTCGGCATCGCCTCGGTGATGATGGGCGTCAACTACCTGCACGAGCAGCGGTCGCTCAAGCTCTGGCTGATCAACGCCGCGCACCTGACGATCGGCTTCGCCATCGTCGGCGCCATCCAGGGAGCCTGGCAGTAG
- a CDS encoding penicillin acylase family protein, whose amino-acid sequence MNKLRQTAPAIALLVAAATAAQEIETARFEVAGLDAPVEILVDRWGVAHIFAAGQDDLFLAQGWNAARDRLWQIDLWRRRGEGTLSEVFGSDYVEQDRAARLFLYRGDMHAEWLAYASDTKRIVTAWTRGVNAYVDLVLERPELMPPEFGVMGYQPSHWTPEAVPRIRSHGLIRNARSELDRVPLVARHGPESVALRDRYEPAHRLVVPDGLDLSPFRGGPNPSWPARRTHSIGTQTLPFRSTASDSDEEEAATTPDPATQGSNNWAISPHRTATGRPLLANDPHRTQAVPSLRYIVHLSSPDLDVIGAGEPALPGISIGHNGTIAFGLTIFSIDQEDIYIYRTKPGEPDFYEYRGNWLPMDVIEESIPVLGDQPRTVELRFTRHGPVLHQDPDSNIAIGLRAAWLEPGMAPYLGSIEYIRARNWDQFLAAMNRWGAPSENQVYADIHGNIGWKPGGLAPIRPNWDGLLPVPGDGRYEWQGFRDMDELPVEFNPERGWVATANEMNLPPGYDVPLGWQWAPPYRRQRIGEVLAEDDAMTVADSVRLQADYVSIPARRLVAVLQDLEPTPEIEPALELLKPWNGELGKDSAAAALFEVWWRDHLEMEVGRRIARTLGIGALADEHLLQVIEQADPRLGESPAHARDEVLRTSLKSALADVTQRLGPDPADWRWGDLHRIGLRHLWSDRFPDELRAAAEIDSAPRGGSGNTVGNTSYNSSFHQRSGASFRMVIDVGNWDASVAMNNPGQSGDPRSPHYKDLFEPWANDEAFPLLYSRGAILEAAEARIDLVPAPVDQR is encoded by the coding sequence ATGAACAAGCTCCGCCAGACGGCCCCGGCGATCGCCCTGCTCGTCGCCGCCGCGACGGCCGCCCAGGAGATCGAGACGGCCCGCTTCGAGGTTGCCGGTCTCGATGCGCCGGTCGAGATCCTGGTCGACCGCTGGGGCGTGGCCCACATCTTCGCCGCCGGCCAGGACGATCTGTTTCTGGCCCAGGGCTGGAACGCGGCCCGCGACCGCCTGTGGCAGATCGACCTCTGGCGGCGGCGCGGCGAGGGCACCCTTTCCGAAGTGTTCGGGTCCGACTACGTCGAGCAGGATCGGGCAGCCCGGCTCTTTCTCTACCGGGGCGACATGCACGCGGAGTGGCTCGCCTACGCCTCGGACACGAAGCGCATCGTCACCGCCTGGACGCGTGGTGTGAACGCCTACGTCGACCTGGTCCTCGAGAGGCCGGAGTTGATGCCGCCGGAGTTCGGCGTGATGGGCTACCAGCCCTCGCACTGGACACCGGAGGCCGTGCCCAGGATCCGCAGCCACGGTCTGATCCGGAACGCACGTAGTGAACTGGACCGCGTGCCGCTGGTCGCAAGGCATGGACCCGAGTCCGTAGCGCTTCGCGACCGCTACGAGCCGGCTCATCGTCTGGTGGTGCCGGACGGCCTCGATCTCAGCCCGTTTCGAGGCGGGCCGAACCCCTCGTGGCCAGCGAGACGGACCCACAGCATCGGCACGCAGACCCTTCCGTTCCGCTCGACAGCCTCGGACTCCGATGAAGAGGAGGCAGCGACCACCCCCGATCCGGCCACGCAGGGCAGCAACAACTGGGCGATCTCGCCGCATCGCACGGCCACCGGCCGGCCCCTGCTCGCCAACGATCCGCACCGCACCCAGGCAGTACCTTCGCTCCGTTACATCGTCCACCTCAGTTCGCCCGACCTGGACGTGATCGGCGCCGGCGAGCCCGCCCTGCCCGGCATCTCGATCGGCCACAACGGCACGATCGCCTTTGGCCTGACGATCTTCAGCATCGACCAGGAGGACATCTACATCTACCGGACGAAGCCGGGCGAACCGGACTTCTACGAGTACCGCGGAAACTGGCTGCCGATGGACGTGATCGAGGAATCGATTCCGGTCCTCGGCGACCAGCCCCGAACAGTCGAACTCCGCTTCACGCGCCACGGTCCCGTTCTCCACCAGGATCCCGACAGCAACATCGCGATCGGGCTGAGAGCCGCCTGGCTCGAACCCGGCATGGCGCCCTATCTCGGCTCGATCGAGTACATCCGGGCGCGCAACTGGGACCAGTTCCTGGCCGCGATGAACCGCTGGGGCGCCCCCTCCGAGAACCAGGTCTACGCCGACATCCACGGCAACATCGGCTGGAAACCCGGAGGTCTCGCGCCGATCCGGCCGAACTGGGACGGCCTGCTGCCGGTTCCCGGCGACGGCCGCTACGAGTGGCAGGGTTTCCGCGACATGGATGAGCTGCCGGTCGAGTTCAACCCGGAGCGCGGCTGGGTCGCAACCGCCAACGAGATGAACCTGCCACCCGGCTACGACGTCCCGCTGGGCTGGCAGTGGGCGCCTCCCTACCGCCGCCAGCGGATTGGCGAAGTGCTCGCCGAAGACGACGCGATGACGGTCGCCGACTCCGTGCGTCTGCAGGCCGACTACGTGTCGATTCCGGCTCGCCGCCTGGTCGCGGTGCTCCAGGACCTCGAACCCACACCGGAGATCGAGCCGGCCCTCGAACTGCTCAAGCCCTGGAACGGAGAACTCGGGAAGGACAGCGCCGCCGCCGCCCTCTTCGAGGTCTGGTGGCGGGATCACCTGGAGATGGAAGTCGGGCGGAGGATCGCCAGGACACTGGGAATCGGCGCCCTCGCCGATGAGCACCTGCTCCAGGTCATCGAACAGGCGGATCCGCGCCTCGGCGAATCGCCGGCGCACGCGCGCGACGAGGTGCTGCGCACCAGCCTGAAGAGCGCGCTGGCAGACGTGACGCAACGCCTCGGCCCCGATCCCGCCGACTGGCGCTGGGGCGATCTGCACCGGATCGGGCTCCGCCACCTCTGGTCCGACCGGTTTCCGGACGAGTTGCGCGCCGCGGCCGAAATCGATTCGGCGCCCCGAGGCGGTTCGGGAAACACGGTCGGCAACACCAGCTACAACTCGAGTTTCCACCAGAGATCCGGCGCCTCCTTCCGGATGGTGATCGACGTCGGCAACTGGGACGCCTCGGTGGCGATGAACAATCCCGGCCAGTCCGGCGATCCCCGGAGTCCGCACTACAAGGACCTGTTCGAGCCCTGGGCCAACGACGAGGCGTTTCCGCTTCTCTACTCCCGAGGCGCGATCCTCGAAGCAGCGGAGGCCCGGATCGACCTGGTTCCCGCTCCGGTGGACCAGCGCTAG
- a CDS encoding tetratricopeptide repeat protein — translation MNRQLRRDLRQGNARSLGARTFWSASGAHARRSPRLWSAALLLLATVTLHAQQIPEPPLDGAEPAVRQRLASLQADLRADPENGEAWGRYGMMLEAHTFTNEAIAVYRQAHALSPKTFRWPYLLAALVDERSTAESLPLYRAALALDPDYAPGRVRYAEALERTGQFDEAAAEFERAARLLPANAHAHAGLGRLTLAAGDPVAAVRHLTRARELAPENRSFAVTLAQAHARAGEQKLAREIAAAARSLGRINYRNDPIRSSVHDLALDVRSYLRRANAHRVHGKLELAQRELRAGIAVDGSRPELHFALAEVLAASGDQPGSLAAARSAYELHPGLEGVAAFLARALFQSGDLSGALAMAEEALDLNPGDVNMMLLIAIISAEQGDVVRTVEVLDRAYQARPQDAPTRNALIQLLTNVGEAMANSGLQDAAAVQFEKALDLAEEAESPEVARLRRRLAQLGR, via the coding sequence ATGAACCGACAGTTGCGTAGAGACCTTCGGCAGGGCAACGCCCGTTCTCTGGGTGCGCGGACCTTCTGGTCCGCATCCGGCGCGCACGCGCGTCGGTCTCCGCGACTCTGGTCCGCAGCACTTCTCCTCCTCGCAACCGTCACCCTCCACGCCCAGCAGATCCCCGAACCCCCGCTCGACGGGGCCGAACCCGCGGTCCGCCAACGTCTCGCCTCCCTCCAGGCCGACCTCCGCGCCGACCCCGAGAACGGCGAGGCCTGGGGCCGCTACGGCATGATGCTCGAGGCGCACACCTTCACCAACGAAGCGATCGCCGTCTACCGCCAGGCCCACGCACTTTCGCCGAAGACCTTTCGCTGGCCCTACCTCCTCGCCGCCCTCGTCGACGAGCGCTCCACCGCCGAGAGCCTGCCGCTCTACCGCGCCGCCCTCGCCCTCGATCCCGACTACGCACCGGGCCGCGTCCGCTACGCCGAGGCTTTGGAACGGACCGGGCAGTTCGACGAAGCCGCTGCGGAGTTCGAGCGGGCAGCGCGGCTCCTGCCGGCCAACGCCCACGCCCACGCCGGCCTCGGCCGCCTCACCCTCGCTGCCGGCGATCCCGTCGCCGCCGTCCGGCATCTGACCCGGGCCCGCGAACTCGCCCCCGAGAATCGATCGTTCGCCGTCACTCTGGCCCAGGCCCACGCCCGCGCCGGCGAGCAGAAGCTCGCCCGCGAGATCGCAGCCGCCGCCCGCTCGCTGGGACGCATCAACTACCGCAACGACCCCATCCGCTCCAGCGTCCACGATCTCGCCCTCGACGTTCGCAGCTACCTGCGGCGAGCGAACGCCCACCGCGTCCACGGCAAACTCGAACTGGCCCAGCGTGAACTGCGGGCCGGCATCGCCGTCGACGGTTCCAGGCCGGAACTCCACTTCGCCCTCGCCGAAGTGCTCGCGGCGTCCGGCGATCAGCCCGGCTCTCTTGCGGCCGCCCGAAGCGCGTACGAGCTGCATCCCGGCCTCGAGGGCGTGGCCGCCTTCCTGGCCCGCGCCCTCTTCCAGAGCGGCGACCTGAGCGGCGCACTCGCAATGGCTGAAGAGGCTCTCGACCTGAACCCCGGCGACGTGAACATGATGCTGCTCATCGCGATCATCAGCGCCGAGCAGGGCGATGTCGTCCGCACCGTGGAGGTCCTCGACCGGGCCTACCAGGCTCGTCCCCAGGACGCCCCGACCCGAAACGCCCTGATCCAGCTGCTCACCAATGTCGGCGAGGCGATGGCGAACAGCGGACTGCAGGACGCTGCCGCCGTCCAGTTCGAAAAGGCGCTAGACCTAGCCGAGGAAGCGGAGAGCCCCGAGGTCGCCCGACTCCGGCGGCGACTCGCTCAACTCGGTCGCTGA
- a CDS encoding VWA domain-containing protein: protein MRLGWTAAVTLLSANVPLWGQEEALPELFSDMIDVRVVNVEAVVTDRRGNRIRGLNASDFQLLVDGEPVPIDHFTEVDEGHARGSFDDGIPGVPSVVNDEPVGTSYLIFIDDLHAVRQHRDRVLSRLEQDLVLLNPADRVAVVAFDGTDVSRLTDWTNSRQKISQALSLARQRRTRGGARLPDRGARENQVRKAVMAATATVRAFAGATGRKVALLLADGWSRPARGLTIMESTPPWGDTESLYNPLVHAANQVGFSLYPIDLPGFRDMVTCSPGPPWTTSSTGDSRFNELGASGAPWWGALWTTSSTGDPRYNDDRGWTLGASSRSLRIPTPSLQGWCKRENGHEVLRFLATQTGGLPMLDASRDRALGETAEDTRTYYWLGFEAPRDKNDELHDIKVRLPGRRGLRVRARKHYLDMSRSIEVTMLVEGALVFDDSPGQDVLDARFGTPRKAGFRKISIPVEVSIPLDDVQLLPMGGFWMNELEFRVTLIDEHGDRSETPIDKIPIHGSRAPSPGDTFVYETDLVMRKRPHRYVAAVYDPVSGAILSATGKVGPDAGTTASPEGAR, encoded by the coding sequence TTGAGGCTCGGTTGGACCGCGGCCGTCACCCTGCTTAGCGCGAACGTCCCCCTTTGGGGACAGGAAGAGGCGCTGCCCGAGCTGTTCTCCGACATGATCGACGTCCGCGTCGTCAATGTGGAGGCCGTCGTCACCGACAGGAGGGGCAACCGGATCCGTGGTCTGAACGCCTCGGACTTCCAACTCCTGGTGGATGGCGAGCCGGTACCGATCGACCACTTCACAGAAGTCGACGAGGGTCACGCCCGAGGCTCATTCGACGACGGAATCCCTGGAGTGCCGTCGGTCGTCAACGACGAGCCGGTGGGCACGAGCTACCTCATCTTCATCGACGACCTGCACGCGGTACGGCAGCACCGTGATCGGGTGCTGAGCCGGCTGGAGCAGGATCTTGTTCTGCTGAACCCGGCGGATCGCGTCGCCGTCGTCGCCTTCGATGGTACGGACGTCTCCCGGCTGACGGACTGGACCAACTCCCGCCAGAAGATCAGCCAGGCCCTGTCGCTGGCGCGGCAGCGCAGAACCCGTGGCGGCGCGAGGCTGCCCGACCGGGGCGCCCGAGAGAATCAGGTGCGGAAAGCCGTGATGGCCGCTACAGCCACGGTGCGCGCCTTTGCCGGCGCCACCGGCCGCAAGGTGGCGCTTCTCCTGGCCGACGGCTGGAGCAGGCCGGCCCGCGGGCTGACGATCATGGAGTCCACTCCGCCCTGGGGCGACACGGAAAGCCTGTACAACCCCCTGGTCCACGCCGCCAATCAGGTCGGCTTCAGCCTGTATCCGATCGATCTCCCCGGATTCCGGGACATGGTCACCTGTTCGCCAGGCCCACCCTGGACGACTTCCTCCACCGGCGACTCAAGGTTCAACGAACTCGGCGCTTCCGGCGCTCCCTGGTGGGGTGCACTCTGGACCACCTCCTCCACCGGCGACCCCCGCTACAACGACGACCGCGGCTGGACCCTGGGCGCGTCCAGCCGATCACTCCGAATCCCGACCCCGTCGCTCCAAGGGTGGTGCAAGAGAGAGAACGGGCACGAGGTCCTCCGGTTCCTGGCCACGCAGACCGGCGGACTGCCAATGCTCGACGCGTCCCGCGACAGAGCCCTCGGGGAAACCGCCGAGGACACGCGCACCTACTACTGGCTCGGTTTCGAAGCGCCTCGTGACAAGAACGACGAGTTGCACGACATCAAGGTGCGGTTGCCCGGGCGCCGCGGCCTGCGCGTTCGCGCCCGAAAGCACTACCTGGACATGTCCCGGAGCATCGAAGTCACGATGCTCGTCGAAGGTGCTCTGGTGTTCGACGACTCGCCGGGCCAGGACGTCCTTGACGCACGCTTCGGCACACCTCGCAAGGCCGGATTCAGGAAGATCTCGATACCGGTAGAGGTGTCGATTCCTCTCGACGACGTTCAACTTCTGCCGATGGGCGGCTTCTGGATGAACGAACTGGAGTTCCGGGTGACGCTGATCGACGAACACGGCGACCGCTCCGAAACGCCGATTGACAAGATCCCGATCCACGGCTCAAGAGCGCCGTCGCCTGGAGACACCTTCGTGTACGAAACGGATCTCGTGATGCGCAAGCGCCCGCACCGCTACGTCGCGGCGGTGTACGACCCTGTTTCCGGCGCAATCCTGTCGGCGACGGGGAAGGTTGGACCTGACGCCGGAACAACCGCCTCGCCGGAGGGCGCCAGGTGA